A single Polyodon spathula isolate WHYD16114869_AA chromosome 6, ASM1765450v1, whole genome shotgun sequence DNA region contains:
- the LOC121316574 gene encoding calcium homeostasis modulator protein 5-like, giving the protein MLGWLIVCIAAVMGLISTCYNNCRSQVSYLQLSFWRKYTEKEKEQFDYYVTEHATKLADRNLKSFFENTEPEAFPFPSHSSWEEISSLYTFCKSEQYYSTLQRNVEKGHKDKDDEMKSALDFVDGVEIM; this is encoded by the coding sequence aTGCTGGGCTGGTTGATTGTCTGTATTGCCGCGGTTATGGGATTGATCAGCACCTGTTACAATAACTGCAGGTCTCAAGTGAGCTACCTCCAACTCAGTTTCTGGAGGAAGTACACTGAGAAGGAAAAGGAGCAATTTGACTACTACGTTACAGAGCATGCTACAAAACTGGCAGACAGAAATCTGAAGAGCTTCTTTGAAAACACGGAACCAGAGGCCTTTCCTTTCCCCAGTCACAGCTCCTGGGAAGAGATTTCCTCCTTGTACACCTTCTGTAAGAGCGAGCAATATTACAGCACCCTGCAGAGGAATGTGGAGAAAGGACACAAGGACAAAGATGATGAAATGAAGAGTGCACTGGATTTTGTTGATGGAGTAGAAATTATGTGA
- the rwdd1 gene encoding RWD domain-containing protein 1, which yields MTDYGEEQRNEVEALESIYPDSFTVLSKNPTSFTITVTSDAGEDDETVQVNFKFTYVKKYPDEPPLYEILETENLEDSDVADILTLVQQQAEENLGMVMIFTLLTAVQEKLNEVVDQIKNRREEEKKKKEIEAEEAEKVQFHGTVVTIENFLSWKAKFELEMAELNRKKLKEEEALKSKLTGKQLFERDHNLDTSDIQFLEEAGNNVEVDESLFQDMDDLELDEDDPDFKPVDLGSDED from the exons ATGACGGATTACGGAGAAGAGCAGAGGAACGAAGTGGAGGCTTTAGAATCAATTTATCCGGATTCGTTTACAG TTCTATCAAAAAACCCCACAAGTTTTACAATCACTGTGACTTCAGATGCAGGAGAGGATGATGAGA CGGTCCAGGTAAACTTCAAGTTTACGTACGTAAAGAAATACCCAGACGAACCTCCTCTCTATGAAATTCTGGAGACAGAGAACCTTGAAGACAGTGATGTCGCCGACATTTTGACATTAGTTCAACAACAG GCGGAAGAAAACCTGGGCATGGTGATGATATTCACACTGTTAACTGCAGTGCAGGAAAAATTAAATGAAGTTGTAGATCAAATTAAGAACCGAcgagaggaggagaagaagaagaaagaaatagAAGCAGAAGAGGCAGAAAAG GTGCAATTCCATGGCACTGTTGTCACGATAGAAAACTTTCTGTCTTGGAAAGCTAAATTTGAACTGGAGATGGCAgaacttaacagaaaaaaactgaaGGAAGAGGAAGCTTTGAAATCCAAACTGACTG GAAAACAGCTGTTTGAAAGGGATCATAATCTTGACACGTCCGATATTCAGTTTCTGGAAGAAG CTGGCAACAACGTGGAAGTGGATGAGTCTTTATTTCAAGACATGGATGATTTAGAGCTGGATGAGGACGACCCAGATTTCAAGCCTGTGGATCTAGGAAGTGATGAGGACTGA